A portion of the Punica granatum isolate Tunisia-2019 chromosome 7, ASM765513v2, whole genome shotgun sequence genome contains these proteins:
- the LOC116213250 gene encoding uncharacterized protein LOC116213250: protein MAPKGDGILEWTDALESAFIDVLLEKFTRTHTTSWKGKDWQQMNKELEEQFPGTTLGIKKLQQKLRRLRTQYTQFTELVSHTGVGWDETTNTVKASAHVWDKFIKKNSGYKSFQAKGFKHYNSLNELFRSKTATGALRMSSAEPPKSPETYARMEEEFLAAAANRGKEPVNLEEGSGDSDDPVHEVAEPVVTASRRQVRRRSSNADSRLQECLDMLKCNMSRREKERICTPPTSKRSKSVTSPPKPAPGSIEESMAVLNVLRPQLSIEEYLVASDCLAKDEQTRRMFMCLLDDTRLPWVRRLVAP, encoded by the exons ATGGCCCCCAAGGGTGATGGAATACTTGAGTGGACAGATGCATTGGAGAGTGCTTTCATTGACGTGTTGCTCGAGAAGTTCACAAGGACGCATACTACATCTTGGAAAGGAAAGGATTGGCAACAAATGAATAAGGAGCTGGAAGAGCAATTTCCAGGCACCACTCTCGGCATCAAGAAGTTGCAGCAGAAGCTTCGAAGGCTGCGGACCCAATACACGCAGTTCACTGAGCTTGTTTCGCACACTGGTGTCGGTTGGGATGAGACAACCAACACGGTGAAGGCAAGTGCTCATGTGTGGGACAAATTTATTAAG AAGAACAGTGGGTACAAGAGTTTCCAAGCAAAAGGCTTCAAGCATTACAACTCATTAAATGAGTTGTTCAGATCTAAGACAGCAACAGGTGCGTTACGAATGTCGTCTGCAGAACCACCAAAGAGCCCAGAAACTTATGCACGCATGGAAGAAGAATTCCTAGCAGCAGCGGCAAATCGGGGAAAAGAACCAGTCAATCTTGAAGAGGGCTCCGGCGATAGTGATGACCCGGTCCATGAGGTTGCCGAACCTGTTGTTACAGCGTCCCGTCGGCAAGTGCGTAGAAGGAGTTCCAACGCTGACTCCCGATTGCAAGAGTGCCTCGACATGTTGAAGTGCAATATGAGCAGgagggagaaggagagaaTTTGTACCCCTCCGACATCgaagagaagtaaatctgtgaCGAGCCCTCCAAAACCAGCTCCGGGTTCTATCGAAGAGTCGATGGCTGTACTGAATGTTTTGCGTCCACAACTGTCCATTGAAGAGTACCTCGTGGCCAGTGATTGTCTAGCAAAGGATGAGCAGACAAGGCGTATGTTCATGTGCTTGCTCGATGATACAAGGCTTCCATGGGTTCGTCGCCTTGTTGCCCCTTGA
- the LOC116215044 gene encoding zinc-finger homeodomain protein 10-like, giving the protein MEITSTAAHASKSPEPIPDTPIRIQPAKPVTPCTNGVLKRHRQQATPAAAVVVTYRECLKNHAASLGGHALDGCGEFMPSPSATFSDPTSLKCAACGCHRNFHRRDPDDSSPPPLPSATHAIEYHPHHRHHPPPPRSPSSASPPPISSSYAPHMLLALSSGLPSGPEKPPPVAPHPTAMISPNPGSRKRFRTKFSQTQKDRMLEFAEQVGWKIQKRDEDLIQEFCSEVGVDRNVLKVWMHNNKSTFGKRETNQNTGHGSAGGGGGGNGCGGESHMAEPHMGTNGSSSSS; this is encoded by the coding sequence ATGGAGATAACTTCTACAGCCGCACATGCCTCCAAGTCCCCGGAACCCATACCCGACACACCGATCCGGATCCAACCCGCCAAGCCCGTCACGCCCTGCACCAACGGCGTCCTCAAGCGGCACCGCCAGCAGGCGACGCCGGCGGCGGCGGTTGTTGTGACCTATAGGGAGTGCCTCAAGAACCACGCGGCTAGCCTCGGCGGCCACGCCCTCGATGGGTGCGGCGAGTTTATGCCCTCCCCGTCCGCCACCTTCTCCGACCCCACTTCCCTCAAGTGCGCTGCCTGCGGCTGCCACCGCAACTTCCACCGCCGCGACCCCGACGATAGCTCTCCTCCCCCGCTGCCCTCCGCCACCCACGCGATCGAGTACCACCCCCACCACCGCCACCACCCTCCGCCGCCGAGGAGCCCGAGCTCCGCCTCCCCGCCGCCGATCTCCTCCTCGTACGCGCCCCACATGCTACTGGCCCTCTCTTCCGGCTTGCCCTCCGGCCCGGAGAAGCCCCCTCCAGTGGCCCCGCACCCGACAGCCATGATCAGCCCCAACCCGGGCAGCCGGAAGCGGTTCCGGACGAAATTCAGCCAGACCCAGAAGGACAGGATGCTCGAGTTCGCCGAGCAAGTCGGGTGGAAGATCCAGAAGCGCGATGAGGACTTAATCCAGGAGTTCTGCAGCGAAGTCGGGGTCGACCGGAACGTCCTCAAGGTCTGGATGCACAACAACAAGAGCACCTTCGGGAAGAGAGAAACTAATCAGAACACCGGGCATGGCAGCGCCGGAGGCGGCGGCGGTGGAAACGGATGCGGCGGTGAGAGCCACATGGCCGAGCCTCACATGGGGACCAATGggtcttcatcttcttcttga